One Nitrospirota bacterium genomic region harbors:
- a CDS encoding (2Fe-2S) ferredoxin domain-containing protein, with amino-acid sequence MSTFTHHIFVCLNQRPKGDPRGCCADQGSERLHAHFKKEVERLGLKGTVRANKAGCLDHCEYGPSVVIYPEGVWYWVGSEADVTEIMERHVVKGEIVERLLMPGHQPPRKA; translated from the coding sequence GTGTCCACCTTCACGCACCACATTTTCGTCTGCCTCAACCAACGGCCCAAGGGGGACCCTCGCGGGTGCTGCGCGGACCAGGGATCCGAGCGTCTGCACGCCCACTTCAAGAAGGAAGTGGAGCGGCTCGGGCTCAAGGGCACCGTGCGCGCCAACAAGGCCGGGTGTCTGGACCATTGCGAATACGGACCCAGCGTGGTTATCTATCCCGAAGGGGTCTGGTACTGGGTCGGCTCGGAAGCGGATGTCACGGAGATCATGGAGCGCCACGTGGTCAAAGGCGAGATCGTCGAGCGCCTGCTGATGCCGGGTCACCAGCCTCCCCGAAAAGCCTGA
- a CDS encoding type II toxin-antitoxin system HicA family toxin, whose translation MASFTHDDFRTALKQAGFEKLRSEKHETWRKTLPSGSILRVRISHQHKRDIPKWLFHEMLRQAGLTVDEFKALLRD comes from the coding sequence ATGGCTTCGTTCACGCATGACGACTTCCGCACGGCCCTGAAACAAGCGGGATTCGAAAAGCTCCGATCCGAGAAACACGAGACCTGGCGGAAAACCCTGCCGAGCGGCTCTATCCTGCGTGTCCGGATCAGCCACCAGCACAAACGCGACATCCCCAAGTGGCTGTTTCACGAAATGCTCAGACAGGCCGGTTTGACCGTAGACGAATTTAAGGCTTTACTGAGAGACTAG
- a CDS encoding phytoene/squalene synthase family protein produces the protein MATAAQTVSAKQMLLGDVLRRVSRSFYLTLHVLPRSVRDQVGLAYLFARAADTIADTDLIAKADRLLFLKRFRGLFAGDRVDPEEVRVIQAAVAPRQTDSGERALLEQLDACFRLYQGLDPGDRERIRTLMGTLPNGMEMDLTSFPGDSVQDLTALPAMADLDRYTYYVAGCVGEFWTEMMCAHRPSLARWDRARMAAIGVRFGKGLQLTNILKDLPRDLRRGRCYVPATLVREAGLEPRDLLNQENLPAIRPVLSRLVRIALEHLDQGWLYTMAIPRRELRLRLACMWPILFAGATLRLLTGSSAWLDPSANLKISKGQVYRIMAVTVLTGGCGYAGTAYWGSLRKQVGC, from the coding sequence GTGGCAACCGCCGCCCAGACCGTCTCCGCCAAGCAGATGTTGCTGGGCGACGTGCTGCGCCGGGTGTCGCGGTCCTTCTACCTGACCCTGCACGTGCTGCCCCGGTCGGTGCGCGATCAGGTCGGGCTGGCCTACCTGTTCGCAAGGGCCGCCGACACGATCGCCGACACGGACCTGATCGCCAAAGCCGACCGGCTCCTGTTCCTGAAACGGTTCCGCGGCCTGTTTGCCGGCGACCGGGTGGATCCGGAGGAGGTCCGGGTGATTCAGGCGGCCGTCGCGCCACGCCAGACCGACTCGGGCGAGCGCGCCCTCCTGGAGCAGCTCGATGCCTGCTTCCGTTTGTACCAGGGGCTCGATCCAGGCGACCGGGAGCGGATCAGAACCCTGATGGGGACGCTGCCGAACGGGATGGAGATGGACCTGACCTCGTTTCCAGGCGATTCCGTGCAGGACTTGACGGCGCTCCCGGCCATGGCCGATCTGGATCGCTACACCTATTACGTGGCCGGCTGCGTGGGGGAGTTCTGGACCGAGATGATGTGCGCCCACCGTCCGTCGCTGGCCCGGTGGGACCGAGCCAGGATGGCGGCGATCGGGGTCCGGTTCGGCAAGGGGCTCCAGCTCACGAACATCCTCAAAGACCTGCCGCGCGACCTGCGGCGTGGCCGATGCTACGTCCCGGCTACGCTCGTCAGGGAGGCGGGGCTCGAGCCGAGGGACCTGCTGAACCAGGAGAATCTTCCGGCGATCCGTCCGGTGCTGAGCCGGCTGGTTCGGATCGCGCTGGAGCACCTCGACCAGGGCTGGCTCTATACGATGGCCATTCCCCGACGGGAACTGCGGCTGCGGCTGGCCTGCATGTGGCCGATCCTCTTCGCCGGGGCGACGCTCCGGCTCCTGACCGGCTCCTCAGCCTGGCTGGACCCGTCGGCCAACCTGAAGATCTCGAAGGGGCAGGTCTATCGGATCATGGCGGTGACCGTGCTGACCGGAGGGTGCGGCTACGCGGGGACGGCCTACTGGGGCTCACTGCGGAAGCAAGTCGGCTGCTGA
- a CDS encoding cupredoxin domain-containing protein has product MIAKPLNPSRRLAVVFWTAAVLLAGLGRLAAGAEQGPVELTVGSDGVQRGTITLDSYSYTPSHLIVQAGKPVELTLTSVTIIVPHNFLLKEPEAGLEVSQDVGAGNTEKVRFTPTKPGTYTFYCDKKPPIPFASTHREKGMEGRLEVR; this is encoded by the coding sequence GTGATCGCGAAGCCGCTCAATCCGTCTCGGCGGCTGGCCGTCGTCTTCTGGACCGCCGCGGTGCTGCTCGCCGGGCTCGGTCGCCTCGCCGCCGGCGCCGAGCAGGGGCCGGTCGAATTGACGGTCGGCTCGGACGGGGTCCAGCGGGGGACCATCACGCTCGACAGCTATTCCTATACGCCCAGCCACCTCATCGTCCAGGCCGGGAAGCCGGTCGAGCTGACGCTGACCAGCGTGACGATCATCGTGCCGCACAACTTCCTGCTGAAGGAGCCGGAGGCCGGCCTGGAAGTAAGCCAGGACGTCGGCGCCGGCAACACGGAGAAGGTCCGCTTCACGCCCACCAAGCCCGGGACCTATACCTTCTACTGCGACAAGAAGCCACCCATCCCCTTCGCTTCCACTCACCGTGAGAAGGGCATGGAAGGGCGCCTGGAAGTCCGCTAG